A segment of the Lycium ferocissimum isolate CSIRO_LF1 chromosome 10, AGI_CSIRO_Lferr_CH_V1, whole genome shotgun sequence genome:
AACAATAATGAGGcaagaaattttattttaatcgACTAAATATTGTGGAGCAAGATATGGTAAAATATCTGTCAAATGTGGCTGCTagagttttcattttttaatatagaagACAAACATAGTATACTAGTCGTAAATGTATCGCTGCTACTCCTACTTCTAAAACCGACAATTTTTCAATCATGGCAGGCGATTTGGTGAATAGtcactaccaaaaaaaaagttcttagCTGCGGTTTCTTTGGGGCAGTTTCTACAAACTGCCGCTAGACATTGATGTCCCGGCGGTTGGCATAGCGGTTCAATAAGAGCCCATAAATTACATAATTTAGCGGCggttttattttcattttccagCGTTTTCgtaaattctaatttttcctGGAGTTATTTGAACTTAGCGGCAGCTTGGCcttttaaataattatattactttTGTAATTTTTCTACAACTTAAACGATCCCAACAATTGGAGCCCACAACTTAATAACTTAAACACTCCTACACAACCGTAATTTTTAGAAATTTCTACACATTCTATCTACTGTACCTTCAACACTTCACAAGAAAATTTCTACAGCTGCTTCATATGGTTGGGAAATTTCTACTGTACCTTCTCCATCAAAAATTCTGCAAACGTACGTGAAAAtttctctccttctctttttatgcattttcgagatttttaaaaccctaactttcacaTATATCTGAAATGTATGTGAAAATTCGAGAATGTGTTGATTGAATGCAGTGAATCTCTGTTTTTATTTCCCGAATAGGTTATGTGTTGATTTTTGTTCATGCATGAAGtgaatctttttatttttgcagtTATAGTTcttaatatatatttgtgttttcTCTAATTTTTGCTTCGACTAAGTCTCAATCACCAAATTAAAACCTAGAATTTGTTCTAATGGGTCTGAAATTTATAGGTTGTGATTTTCCCTAATTTTTGCTTTTAATCTTTTGTTGTGTTCCCTTTTCTGATGGTTGCGTGCAATATTTAAAACCTAAATTTCAAGTATATTGTTCCAGTTAATCCAGTGAGATTATTTGAGTTCATTTTACATGTCTTAAATGAGGATTTTCGACGATATTTATTATCCTagtgttaattttatttttttgttcgaGATATCTCTTTCATATTTTGTTGTGCAGCATAGATTATTTTGAACATTTGATTTTAATCAACGGTAAAATTTTTTCTTATGACTGAAGTTAGTTTGAAATGTAAGTgttatttttttgttggtttttgCTGCTGATGATTAAAAAATTCAGAATAGAAAATGTAAGTGTTATTTGAGTTCTTACTTGAACGAGtcgaaaaggaaaatataagcTGAAATGTTATTTAAGTTCTTACTTGAAATGTAAGTGTCTGATGGCTCTGTTTTGAGGTTCTGATTTAACTTTTTCACTATGTCATATAAGCTACTTAAGATATCTATACATGTATGGTTGCTGGTTTATTTGGTTCAACACTTGTTTAAATACTCAGATTTGTTaagtttttaattaatttatattgtTTAAAGTAACTGAATTTGTGCTAACTGAATTGTTTGAACATTTGTCAAGGAAAGTCGCTTTTAAGTTTGAATATTTAATCCTCCTTTATTTAGGATGGGTAAGAGTTGGATAGTGAAGCCTCATACTTCACTTGAGTATAAGAAAGAGCTACAAATATTTTTAGACTTTGAATTTGCTAATGTGTCTTCTAATGATATGATTAAATGTCCTTGTTCTAGTTCTGGGTTCAAACTATCTCAAACAAGAGCAGAGGTGTTCGATCACTTGTTGCTTAGCCCTTTTCCGACAGGTTACACTGTTTGGTTATTAAATGGTGAGAAGGATGTAGGAGAAACTTCAGACACTAGACATGATAGTCAACATATTGAAGCTCGTGATGATACGATGCAAGACATGGTTAATGATGTTTTCAAGTACTTCTATGGAAAACTTGCTGACCAAGAACATGTCACGTCACATGGACCAGTAACTGAAGGCGAAAATAGACTGTTGCCTTTACCTGATGGTCCAAATGATAAAGCTAAAGAGTTTTATGAGTTAATGAGGGATGGGGAACAAGAACTTTATCAAGGGTGTTTGAAATACTCAAAGCTGTCTTTTCTTGTGAGCCTTTATCACATTAAGTACATGTGTGGGATGAGTGGTAAGACCATGACAATGATAATAGAGCTACTCCATGATGCCTTTGAGAATGCAAAGATCTCTAAATCATTCTATAAGGCTAAGGAAACTATTAAAAAACTTGGTCTTAGTTATAAGAAAATAGATACACGTACAAATGATTGCATGTTATatggggcggggggggggggggggggaacatAAAGAAAGACAAGAATGCAGACGATGTGGCACATCCTAATGAAGGTAAATGCTAAGAAAATCTTTTCTAGTAATCTTGAagcaaataaaaagaagaaactgCAACCTGCAAAAGTCCTTCGCTTTTTTCCTCTAATTCCACAACTGCAAAGGCTGTTCATGTCTAGTAAGACATCCACTGATATGAGATGGCATAGTGTCTATTGCCATAAGGATGGTTTATTGAGGCATCCAAGAGATGCTGAAGCATGGAAAAAATTTGACTCCACATTCCCTAAATTTTCTCAAGATCCATGTAAAGTTCGTCTTGCCTTATTGAGTGATGGGTTCAATCCTTTCGAAAATATAAGCACTAATCACAACATTTGGTCAGTGGTTCTCATTTTGTACAACATTCCTCCTAGGGTATGCATGAAGCAGTCTAATTTCATCCTTTCAATGATAATTCCAGGTGAGTTAATGCTAGGGAATGACTTTGATGTTAACTTACAACCTTTGATTGATGAATTGAAGGAGTTGTGGGATGGTGTTCATACATTTGATGCTTTGTCAAATGAAACTTTCAAAATGAGAGCAACATTTATGTGGACAATTAGTGATTTTTCAGGATATGGTATTCTGTCTGGGTGAAGCATATATGATAAGTTGCTTGTCCCACGTGCAAAATCCATACCATACCCTGTAGAATTCAACAAAGATAGAAAATGGTGCTTTATGGGTCATCGTTGGCTTCTAAATGCTGGTCACAAGTTTAGATTGGTGATGGTCCAATTTGATGGTACGGTTGACAAACGTAATCCAACTATACAGTTATCGGGCTAAAATTTTTTAAGACAAGTTGAGAATCTACATGTTTCCTTTAGAAAAACGCCAAAAACTGAAGttaaagagaaaaatgaagacGTGGGAAACAAAATATCCAAAGTGATTATGCACGGTAGAAAAAAGTATATTGAACTTCCGTATTGGGAGTTTAACTCATTGGATCACAGTATTGATGCAATGCATATTGAGAAAAATGTGTGTGACAATGTGATAAATACTTTGCTCATTGAAACTGGAAAGTCAAAAGATCATGTTAATGCTCGAAAAGATCTACAATCAATGGGCATAAAATCTGATCGTTGGCCTAATGAGCATGGAGATTATCCCTCTGCTATTTTTACTATGACAAATGAACGTAAAGACTTTTTTAAGGACTTTAATGAAGGTGGTTGTTCCAGGTGGTTACTCAAGCAATATCTCGAGATGTGTTGATGTGAAACGGCGAAGATTATTTGGGTAAAAAGTCATGATTGCCACTCGTATGCATCAACTATTGCCGATAGTGTTGAGGAATGCATTACATGGCTTAGTGTCTGCAGTTTTAGCTGgtctttcatcatttttttagcAGTTATGTCCTAAAGTGTTGAATCCCATGGACCTTGATAACCTCTAAAAACACATCATTCTCACTTTGTGTCATGACGgacacccggagctaacctattGAGCACCACATACATGGATCTCTTAGTTATACCTGATTGGGCTATAATGCTAACTTGTAGATACCATAAGCTGTATGGGATACAAGCCCAAAACAAAATATACTTACGTTATCAAGCTAATCCCAAGTACATATGCCGGCTAGGCTATCCATAATAATGATACAATATATAGACTATAGACCGAGATGACCATAGAAcgtctaactgtgcatatctgtctatgagactctactggagtacatgacataatgtGGTAGAGACAGGGCTCCACCatacccatgcaaatgcatatgaaaccatgctgactcacagagcaactccggagcaagtggagtgcCACGACACTGCCTGCTAAGCTGGTATCTTACCAAGAGATCCGTCAATCTATATCTTAAGACCTGTGGATATGAAACGCAGCTCCTCTAACAAAGGgatgtcagtatgaataatgtaccgagtatgtaaggcggaaaatgtaacataataaacatatgctgtaaagaagaaggataagaatcaacctagAACTGCTGAGCTACTGATGTAAATCTAGCATATATGTCTCTCTGTACTATCATGTgcttaactacatctatgtacaataTGTTGTCCTGACCTATTTATCATCCTGATGTTATCTGCCCAACTGATCGGTGATAACTGGCTAACCGACCGTAGTACGGTGGTAACTGCCATCCGATTATCACCCGATGGCAGAGCACATTTGCCCAACTGATTAGTGGTAACAGCCCAACCGACCATAGCTcagtggtaataactgcccaaccagtcgtagcatggtggtaaatacatatctgcccaactggctgtagaccagtggtaaatataAATGCATGTGTTGCGAAACGTGCAACCCAATCCAGATATGAAAGCatatgctgcggaacgtgcagcccgatccaaatatTCCCTATAGGTACCCCTTTTATACTTCTAGTGTTCGTTCTGTAGCTATTAGCTTTTATGTAACCCTTAGTCTTATAAACATACTTCTAAATTGTTAGAACAGCTTCCGAATTGACCCAACCTTGATTGCCTCGTGAATATGTCAAGAGCTTTACTTTCTAATATCATATGCCCTACTAGGGATCTTATAACTAACATAGTAACTCTTATACAACCCGTGATGGTCACTACTTATCTGTTGATGCCTACatgatcacataagacttataaacaCATTTCCAGGCCATCAAGACTTCTTCCCGATTAACTAATCCTTAGTCAATTCCTGAATACATCATAAGCCTTCCTTCTAACATTAAGTACCTCATTAAAGAATTCTATAACTTTCATACTATTGATGTCttacaaaacattccttaagaacacatttctaaattcatcggagtgacgtaaggtcggtaaacctctgaTTTCCATTTTGGAGCTGATATGATTGACATATCTCATCTtcaaggaacaataatcataaggtgagaccaacatcaataatatcgtaaGAACATCGAGAAtgtaagcttctagcatttctatgagaggaatcattatggatatcatttgtGAAAGTCCATAACAATATGATCACGCCTTAAGAAAGAACGGGACAATCTTAACATACCTTGCTGCTTACTTAGCCACTCAAAGTCTACCTTCTGATcctgcaaatctacattcaagatgattcatacaacaATCAGGCCATAGGAACACTTTTACACTCAAACTTAGCTAGTTAATAAGTTAGCGGTATTCGGACAGAATTTCCCCTATGTTATCTACTCCAACTAATTACAAAACAGCtccaaaacatcaataaaaacatcaacaataacataatcaagatactacatgacaaacatatacagATCTGTCCAAGTCTTCCTTCGAAAATCagcccataagccaacaacatcaacatatcaaacTAAGACCATTATACTATGTcttccttcactttaaaccattaaaatcctccaaaagcaactcaatatcaaagtcgagatgaagaacataccttatacttgaagaaattttgccacaccaactttcttcaagaccaaactcaccacaacatcaagtagaagcaagagcaatcacttttcatgaactagttcagtgtaatcttgttgaattcttgatctaaGGGGCTATAAGTGTTTAGGGGATGTTTATGAAGGTTTCTAGAGCTCAAGGGAGTGTAGAATGATGATAAAATGAGGCGAATGGACTATTTATATCCCTTGAAGGTTGGTTCCACGGCCTTCCAAATGGGGCCCTCGGAGAAGCCATCTGGTAGCCTGTCttgaaacgcccataactttctacttCGATGTCGTATCGTCGAAtgatttgttgcattggaaactagactcaaggaacttcaatttacataggttatggatttcataactcctcatattctaatAGATAtacctccctcaagttggaccagagTTTCCattccaaaattctgccaagtttttcaaaattttgacaaacttaattccttcaatttgcttgatcccgaatCCTTTAGACATTTGATTcgcacttgttaaaagtattctttaaccttataagggttccatgacctctctaagcttacgttagtttacttacgacgcaaACAACgcaaaattttttgaggtgtaacattctcccccctttaaaaacattcatccttgaatgttaaactctcaaatatcttatggaaattttggcagagcTTCCTCTGTAACTGTAATACTATCAACCTGAAGGCTATGATGTATTAGTCTAAATCTCCTTTGGTAATGGTAATAAATGCAGATATATGAATCTCATATCTCTGTATAACACCTTTGCTAATATACTTTATACATTAAGGAGGCCCTCATCAAAATCTAGCTCATTGAGAGACATATATCGCTCTTTTATCTTTCCTAACCAATCATGTCCCTTTTTAAACATTCAAACAATAGCTATCCCTAGCAAAATCTTACGTTCCGTATCATATCCTCTTTAGACTTTAGGCATCATCATCCTTATAACCAATACTCTTTCCGTTTCTGTAATTCCAGTTTCACCTCTTTCTGCTCGTAAATCATTGGCATATTTACACTTAAGGATCATAtttaaacacatatatatccttTCCACTTCTTACCTTGAGGGGAAAATATGACTTCCATCTAATCATAGCGATGTCTCATTAATAAAACACTTTAAAGGTTGATAACCATTCACAGTGTATCCACAGTCCTTTGCTATTACTCAACTGAAAATCCCATcaaacttctcttctttttaagtCCCATCATAATACTTCAAATTTGTCTTAA
Coding sequences within it:
- the LOC132034590 gene encoding uncharacterized protein LOC132034590, which translates into the protein MGKSWIVKPHTSLEYKKELQIFLDFEFANVSSNDMIKCPCSSSGFKLSQTRAEVFDHLLLSPFPTGYTVWLLNGEKDVGETSDTRHDSQHIEARDDTMQDMVNDVFKYFYGKLADQEHVTSHGPVTEGENRLLPLPDGPNDKAKEFYELMRDGEQELYQGCLKYSKLSFLVSLYHIKYMCGMSGKTMTMIIELLHDAFENAKISKSFYKAKETIKKLGLSYKKIDTRTNDCINLEANKKKKLQPAKVLRFFPLIPQLQRLFMSSKTSTDMRWHSVYCHKDGLLRHPRDAEAWKKFDSTFPKFSQDPCKVRLALLSDGFNPFENISTNHNIWSVVLILYNIPPRVCMKQSNFILSMIIPGELMLGNDFDVNLQPLIDELKELWDGVHTFDALSNETFKMRATFMWTISDFSGYGILSGKTPKTEVKEKNEDVGNKISKVIMHGRKKYIELPYWEFNSLDHSIDAMHIEKNVCDNVINTLLIETGKSKDHVNARKDLQSMGIKSDRWPNEHGDYPSAIFTMTNERKDFFKDFNEGGCSRWLLKQYLEMC